One part of the Vibrio cyclitrophicus genome encodes these proteins:
- a CDS encoding TrkH family potassium uptake protein, protein MVQWHPSITPIERKPKSGKKIVGAPPLILSGSFLLLILLGTALLKLPIAVHEPITWIQSLFTATSAVTVTGLVVVDTGTQFTLFGQVVIALLIQCGGLGLMTFAIVTLIALGGKIGFLERTVAREAFNQTDSSTLVATAKSVLMFALTVELVGMTILTWYWSDELGWATSLFHGFFYTISAFNNAGFALSADSLMPYVDDPVVNLTITGLFIIGGLGFSVWMDLKRNRRWSKLTVYSRMMITGTVLINAVALIAIYLIERDNPNTLAPLSELGKWLASWFQAVTPRTAGFNTLAIDQLEDATTAIILVLMFIGGGSLSTASGIKVVTFMVLILSTYAYLRRDEQIHVFKREIAKDTISKALALTMISVVVTWLAIFALLLTENAPMIDVVFEAVSALGTVGLSRGLTGQLSASGELIIIFMMYMGRLGPLTFAYFLASPRQKKLRFAETKLAIG, encoded by the coding sequence TTCAGTGGCATCCCTCTATCACGCCGATAGAACGTAAACCCAAGTCAGGAAAAAAAATAGTGGGTGCGCCGCCACTAATTTTAAGTGGCAGCTTTTTACTGCTCATCTTGCTGGGTACGGCATTACTCAAACTGCCTATCGCGGTTCATGAGCCTATCACTTGGATACAGAGTTTGTTCACGGCTACCTCAGCCGTAACGGTGACAGGGCTAGTGGTGGTTGATACAGGCACTCAGTTCACCTTATTTGGGCAAGTTGTCATCGCTTTACTCATTCAGTGTGGTGGCCTCGGACTCATGACCTTTGCTATTGTGACCTTGATTGCTTTGGGAGGGAAAATCGGCTTTTTAGAGCGTACCGTCGCAAGAGAAGCATTTAATCAAACCGACTCCTCAACGCTTGTTGCGACCGCTAAATCCGTGCTTATGTTTGCTCTGACCGTCGAACTGGTTGGGATGACCATACTGACCTGGTATTGGAGCGATGAGCTTGGCTGGGCAACCAGTCTATTTCACGGTTTTTTCTATACCATCAGTGCATTTAATAATGCAGGGTTTGCCTTAAGTGCTGATAGCTTAATGCCTTATGTGGATGACCCCGTCGTTAACCTGACGATTACAGGATTATTTATCATTGGCGGGTTAGGCTTTTCGGTTTGGATGGATTTAAAGCGAAACCGTCGCTGGTCAAAGCTGACGGTTTATAGCCGCATGATGATAACGGGAACCGTGCTTATCAATGCCGTGGCATTGATAGCTATCTACCTAATCGAGCGTGATAACCCCAACACCTTAGCGCCACTCAGCGAACTCGGTAAGTGGCTGGCTTCTTGGTTTCAGGCCGTGACTCCACGAACCGCAGGCTTTAATACACTTGCGATTGACCAACTCGAAGATGCAACAACGGCAATTATTCTAGTGCTGATGTTCATTGGTGGTGGTTCGTTAAGTACCGCAAGTGGCATCAAAGTTGTCACCTTTATGGTATTGATTTTATCGACGTACGCTTACTTACGTCGTGATGAGCAAATCCATGTGTTTAAACGTGAAATCGCGAAAGATACGATCAGCAAAGCTCTTGCACTGACGATGATTTCGGTTGTGGTGACGTGGTTAGCCATCTTTGCATTACTGTTGACGGAAAATGCCCCGATGATAGATGTCGTGTTTGAAGCGGTTTCAGCATTAGGTACGGTGGGTTTATCTCGTGGTTTAACAGGTCAGCTTTCCGCATCGGGTGAACTCATTATCATCTTTATGATGTATATGGGAAGATTGGGACCATTAACCTTTGCGTACTTTTTAGCCAGCCCACGCCAGAAAAAACTGCGTTTTGCGGAGACAAAATTAGCCATTGGATGA
- a CDS encoding tyrosine-type recombinase/integrase codes for MDSKKLVIKQNQVTLSHLKSQKETQEQWSTQKETLKRFKVQLPDLTDSFAPDWHELPKVLKQLQVFDDNRGGLSTNTLKMLSFVLRKWDYYCKAEAIYSFPINEHILLNWFRALKIEGVKINTLRQYRAQLSLFHKIMEIEDITKKLSVKTFFTSLPKDEMEITGEQLIDLQAKPFKKVHLNKLMDTWGNHKYPMRFRDLTVLTVAYGTLLRESEIGAIRKKHITILDNRDVNIDRVSSKTSISPEPKRLTGRFASILRTYLIEYCDNLEDNEYIFSWLTSKGQRPAAYRETPMSGMTVDRIYQRAHRCLEQSGDVVTSKRHHRDIWSGHSSRVGALQDGYATGLSLTQLIQLGDWKSDSMVLRYLRGLDNEKSPNLLLQD; via the coding sequence ATGGATAGCAAAAAGCTAGTTATCAAACAAAACCAAGTGACGCTGTCACACTTAAAATCTCAAAAAGAAACACAAGAACAGTGGTCAACGCAAAAAGAAACACTCAAACGATTTAAGGTTCAGTTGCCCGACTTAACTGACAGTTTTGCACCTGATTGGCATGAGTTGCCTAAAGTTCTAAAACAACTGCAGGTGTTTGATGACAATCGCGGCGGTCTCAGCACAAACACATTAAAGATGTTGTCCTTCGTACTGCGAAAGTGGGACTATTATTGTAAAGCCGAAGCAATATATAGTTTCCCTATTAATGAACACATCTTATTAAATTGGTTCCGAGCATTAAAAATCGAAGGTGTGAAAATTAATACCCTTCGACAATATCGAGCCCAGTTAAGTTTGTTCCATAAAATAATGGAAATTGAAGACATAACAAAAAAGCTCTCTGTGAAAACCTTCTTCACTTCGCTTCCGAAAGATGAAATGGAAATTACAGGAGAACAACTTATTGATTTACAAGCAAAACCGTTCAAGAAGGTTCATTTAAATAAACTAATGGATACCTGGGGTAACCACAAGTACCCGATGAGGTTCAGAGACTTAACTGTCCTTACTGTTGCTTATGGAACTTTACTACGTGAATCAGAAATTGGGGCTATACGCAAAAAACATATAACGATATTGGATAATCGGGATGTTAACATTGATCGTGTCTCGTCGAAAACTAGTATTAGCCCTGAGCCTAAGCGATTAACAGGTCGCTTTGCGTCCATTCTTCGCACGTATTTAATAGAGTATTGTGACAATCTAGAAGACAATGAATATATCTTCAGTTGGCTTACATCAAAAGGACAGAGGCCAGCGGCGTACAGAGAAACACCAATGTCTGGCATGACCGTTGATAGAATTTACCAACGTGCACATCGATGTTTAGAACAATCAGGTGACGTTGTAACTAGCAAGCGTCATCATCGAGACATCTGGAGTGGCCACTCTAGCCGTGTTGGTGCGCTGCAAGATGGTTATGCCACCGGGTTAAGCCTAACCCAATTAATACAGTTAGGAGACTGGAAAAGTGACAGTATGGTCCTTAGATATTTAAGAGGATTAGATAATGAAAAAAGTCCCAACCTTTTGTTGCAGGATTAA
- a CDS encoding sensor domain-containing protein, producing the protein MLSYVFIRQKIINNEQLKLKSILDTVDDYIYLKNRQGKYIYANKKMREQFNQYVDTVSGKKDTDFFPPEIANEINTIDNSVMDTGVEYCEIETYWRRDSGQQQTVNTRKVPLFDKSGNVYALCGASTDITQLKQQEKIIEQIAYLDPTHGLINRVDLYTQLSNAMSRAVNTSSTLLLAIIDIDNFKHVNSKFGHTFGDEFLNDFHFKISNLIKENGAVIRLSGDEFYIIIEKLSDDVYNDFSYFKNQLPLNLSHKGSQCELTVCAGISTFPNETYAKPEQLIRQSEFALYEAKQQGQNQVYFLHDGDRIELNEHNIKNEILRGLHDNQFIFHFQPKVCTRDNSLVGCEALIRWNHPIKGLLGPGQFLPEIYKLGLSDTLDNWVINKALDTIQHWRSIGYHCPLSINISHSFIAKELALILKEKVLQGNEKNLLLLEVEILETHAVDNIETAAESIKKCKEFGVSFSIDDFGTGYSTLTYLQKLPINTLKVDQRFIRHTIRETERGILKGILVFCEVLNLQPIVEGVETLEQLKVLQELGYDTFQGYFISKPLNEVDYLKWLSKKTPARGNNIVGPRESNSTFKPLLI; encoded by the coding sequence TTGTTGTCATACGTATTCATCAGACAAAAAATAATTAATAACGAACAACTAAAACTTAAATCAATTTTAGATACGGTAGATGATTACATATATCTTAAAAATCGACAGGGAAAATATATTTATGCTAATAAAAAGATGCGTGAGCAGTTTAACCAATATGTAGATACTGTATCTGGAAAGAAAGACACTGATTTTTTCCCTCCTGAGATAGCTAATGAAATTAATACTATCGACAACAGTGTTATGGATACTGGTGTTGAATATTGTGAAATAGAAACTTACTGGCGAAGAGATTCTGGACAACAACAAACAGTAAATACACGAAAAGTGCCGTTATTCGATAAAAGTGGTAATGTGTATGCTCTATGTGGTGCATCGACTGATATTACACAGCTTAAACAACAAGAAAAAATCATTGAGCAAATCGCTTACCTTGACCCTACACATGGCCTAATTAATCGAGTAGACTTATACACACAATTGTCTAATGCAATGTCTCGAGCAGTCAATACTTCTTCAACACTCCTTCTCGCTATTATAGATATTGATAATTTTAAACATGTGAACTCAAAGTTTGGACATACATTTGGAGATGAATTTCTTAATGATTTTCACTTTAAAATCAGCAATTTAATAAAAGAAAACGGAGCTGTGATTCGTTTGAGTGGGGATGAGTTTTACATCATTATCGAAAAACTAAGTGATGATGTCTACAATGACTTTTCTTATTTTAAGAATCAACTCCCGCTAAATCTTTCGCATAAAGGTTCTCAATGCGAACTTACCGTTTGTGCTGGTATAAGTACTTTTCCAAACGAAACATATGCAAAACCTGAACAACTAATAAGACAGTCTGAATTTGCCCTTTATGAGGCGAAACAACAAGGCCAAAACCAAGTTTACTTTTTGCATGACGGTGACAGAATTGAATTAAATGAACACAATATTAAGAATGAAATACTTCGAGGTCTACATGACAATCAGTTTATCTTTCACTTCCAACCTAAAGTCTGTACTAGGGATAATTCATTAGTCGGTTGTGAGGCTCTTATCAGATGGAATCACCCAATTAAGGGACTTCTTGGACCTGGACAATTCTTACCTGAGATCTATAAGCTTGGTTTGTCAGACACCCTTGATAATTGGGTTATCAATAAAGCCCTCGATACAATTCAACATTGGCGTTCAATTGGTTATCACTGCCCTTTAAGTATTAATATATCACACTCTTTTATAGCTAAAGAACTTGCTCTTATACTCAAAGAGAAAGTGTTACAGGGAAATGAAAAGAATTTATTATTACTCGAAGTTGAAATATTGGAAACGCATGCTGTCGACAATATAGAGACGGCAGCAGAATCAATAAAGAAATGTAAAGAGTTTGGGGTTTCGTTTTCTATCGACGATTTCGGTACTGGTTATTCTACATTAACATATTTGCAGAAATTACCAATTAACACACTAAAAGTAGATCAGAGGTTTATAAGGCATACAATTAGAGAAACAGAGCGTGGTATTCTAAAAGGGATTTTGGTTTTCTGTGAGGTATTAAATCTACAGCCTATCGTCGAAGGTGTTGAAACCTTAGAACAACTTAAAGTTCTACAAGAACTGGGTTATGATACTTTCCAAGGATACTTTATATCTAAACCTTTAAACGAAGTCGATTACTTAAAATGGCTTTCTAAAAAAACACCTGCTCGTGGTAATAATATCGTTGGTCCGAGAGAGAGTAACTCAACTTTTAAGCCACTCTTAATATAG
- a CDS encoding ABC transporter substrate-binding protein, protein MKLNSYFKLCLTIISIILSHSLYAKEQWKVLVVHSYHTNFPSYKSIEIGLSNALKGQNIELDVHYMDSKRFPGKMNIDNFKASLSHKLKVSKTSYDLVLSTDDNALNFVINNREGLFKSLPIVFMGVNDQKKSISLSHDSDIKGVMEHTPLEENVKLIQSIHPRISTLTVIVDSSTSGQADLVELKNKINNSSEFLRVLDLSYLTWEELSGKLSLLDREKNPIILLSAYQDSNSSHLSFDESLTFITNNTEASIYHPYKHGIGQGATGGIILSHEVQAFIAGELILKTLNIDNIELPDIITKAPTIAYFDFIQLKKNNIDIKRLPVNSIYINEPQSFYKKIKILFQYYCCWL, encoded by the coding sequence TTGAAATTAAATAGCTATTTTAAGCTATGCCTTACGATCATAAGCATCATTTTAAGCCACTCGCTTTACGCTAAAGAGCAATGGAAAGTTTTGGTCGTACATTCGTATCACACAAATTTCCCTTCGTATAAATCTATTGAAATAGGGTTGAGTAACGCTTTAAAAGGACAAAATATTGAACTAGACGTCCACTACATGGATTCAAAAAGATTTCCCGGGAAAATGAACATAGATAACTTTAAAGCTTCTTTATCACACAAGCTTAAAGTATCAAAAACAAGTTATGACTTAGTTCTAAGTACGGATGACAACGCGCTAAACTTTGTGATCAATAACAGGGAAGGGTTATTTAAAAGCCTTCCTATAGTGTTTATGGGAGTAAACGATCAAAAAAAATCGATTAGTTTATCTCACGATTCAGATATCAAAGGCGTTATGGAGCACACTCCTTTAGAAGAAAACGTCAAATTAATTCAATCTATTCATCCTAGAATTAGTACATTAACAGTTATTGTAGACTCTTCAACTTCTGGCCAAGCTGACTTGGTGGAGCTAAAAAATAAGATAAATAACTCAAGCGAATTCCTGAGAGTTTTAGACTTATCATATTTAACATGGGAAGAATTGTCGGGGAAACTTTCTTTATTAGACAGGGAAAAAAATCCAATCATACTTTTATCTGCATATCAAGACTCCAATAGCAGCCACTTGAGTTTTGATGAGTCACTTACCTTTATTACTAATAATACAGAAGCCTCGATATATCATCCATATAAACATGGTATTGGTCAAGGAGCTACTGGCGGTATTATTTTGAGTCATGAGGTACAAGCTTTTATCGCTGGGGAGTTGATTTTAAAAACTCTTAACATCGATAATATTGAACTGCCTGATATTATAACAAAGGCTCCTACTATTGCATATTTTGATTTTATACAGTTGAAAAAAAATAACATAGACATTAAAAGACTACCTGTTAATAGTATTTATATTAATGAACCTCAATCTTTCTACAAAAAAATCAAGATATTATTTCAATATTATTGTTGTTGGCTGTAA
- a CDS encoding amidohydrolase family protein: MKKYLNITLLALCVAVPIFGYAADTAPSIVIKNVNVFDGVNEKLIPQTSVLVDGSLIKQIGADVAIPENATVIEGNGYTLMPGLIDAHWHTTYAYTPQSTLFVGDMSEVAIRGFLGAEKTLMRGFTTVRDVGGNPFTIKKMTDSGQYPGPRIFPSGPPMSQTSGHFDFRGKNDVPANNSDPLPYWERNSLIMTADGVPEVIKRSREILRMGATQLKIAGGGAYRQPMIH, from the coding sequence ATGAAGAAGTATTTAAACATAACCCTGCTCGCATTGTGTGTTGCCGTTCCTATATTTGGATATGCCGCAGATACCGCACCATCTATCGTAATTAAAAATGTAAACGTGTTTGATGGCGTTAACGAAAAATTGATCCCGCAAACCAGTGTTTTGGTTGATGGTTCGCTTATTAAGCAAATTGGCGCAGATGTGGCGATACCTGAAAATGCGACAGTCATCGAAGGTAATGGGTATACGTTAATGCCTGGACTAATAGATGCTCACTGGCATACTACTTATGCGTATACACCACAAAGTACACTTTTTGTCGGTGACATGTCTGAAGTCGCTATTCGTGGTTTTTTAGGGGCAGAAAAAACATTAATGAGAGGTTTTACGACTGTCCGTGATGTTGGTGGTAACCCTTTTACCATTAAAAAAATGACAGATTCAGGGCAATACCCTGGACCTAGAATTTTTCCTTCTGGTCCACCTATGAGTCAAACATCGGGTCACTTTGATTTTCGTGGCAAAAATGATGTACCAGCCAATAATTCTGATCCCCTTCCATATTGGGAACGCAACTCACTTATTATGACAGCTGATGGAGTGCCTGAAGTCATTAAGCGTTCGCGTGAAATCTTACGTATGGGTGCGACTCAACTAAAAATTGCTGGGGGGGGGGCGTATCGTCAGCCTATGATCCATTAG
- a CDS encoding amidohydrolase family protein has translation MQEYTYEEMKAVVDVAKTWNTYVAAHIFTDAAVQTAIKAGVKSIEHGFLMSEDTLKMMKENDVWLSIQPLLNDEDALKFDNPFSTQKFITVTNGTDTVYKAAKKIGVKIAFGTDMLFDPATAEKQGKLLYKLNKWFTPYEVLKMATSGNAELLNLSGPRNPYQAGPIGVVKEGAYADLVLVKGNPLEDLELIVDPQNNFVLIVKDGVVYKNTL, from the coding sequence GTGCAAGAATACACTTATGAAGAAATGAAAGCAGTGGTGGATGTGGCTAAGACTTGGAACACTTATGTTGCTGCCCATATTTTTACCGATGCAGCAGTTCAAACAGCAATTAAAGCTGGGGTTAAATCAATCGAACACGGTTTCTTAATGAGTGAAGATACACTCAAAATGATGAAAGAGAACGACGTATGGTTAAGTATTCAGCCTTTATTGAACGACGAAGATGCACTCAAGTTTGATAACCCATTTAGCACGCAAAAGTTCATTACAGTGACGAATGGAACCGATACTGTTTATAAAGCCGCAAAAAAAATTGGTGTGAAGATAGCCTTTGGTACGGACATGCTGTTTGACCCAGCGACGGCAGAAAAACAAGGGAAATTACTCTATAAGTTAAACAAATGGTTTACCCCATATGAAGTACTCAAAATGGCTACATCAGGTAATGCGGAGTTATTGAATTTAAGTGGGCCGCGAAACCCATACCAAGCAGGCCCAATTGGCGTTGTAAAAGAGGGAGCATATGCAGATTTGGTATTGGTTAAGGGCAACCCATTAGAAGACCTTGAGTTGATCGTCGATCCACAAAATAATTTTGTTTTAATCGTTAAAGATGGCGTGGTGTACAAGAATACGCTGTAA
- a CDS encoding metal-dependent hydrolase family protein, producing MNKALKLLVVGAVFSAGSVFAGQQTLITGAKIFDGVAPNLIEGKDVLIEEGKIVKVASGIEATTDMVVIDAGSRVMTPGFIDVHYHLGMCRTSVADLGGSFAPDLDYVGISASIAAQEALMRGFTSLRDVGGASWGAKVASDRDEIAGPRIWPSLRVLSQFGGHGDASPRFMVPREFGGPENYLERIAYSRIVNGRDQVLTAARENLKKGASQLKMHLAGGVGTEFDPIDATQFTHDEIKAAVEVATAYGTYVAAHTYTPQGVTAAVNAGIKSIEHGNLLDEETVKLMAENDVWLSPQVVVYKTFSPDLGAVRLAKGKMVEAGLDNMFKLASKYDLRIAFGTDVVVSEAACADQSREFVERTAWFTPAQILKQATSLSGELLQLSGPRSPYPGKIGVIEEGAYADLLLINGNPLDDISILREHEKSLALIMKNGKVYKDIR from the coding sequence ATGAATAAGGCATTAAAACTATTAGTAGTGGGCGCAGTATTTTCTGCTGGTTCAGTATTTGCTGGGCAGCAAACATTGATAACTGGTGCAAAAATATTTGATGGTGTAGCCCCTAATCTAATAGAAGGAAAAGATGTTCTGATTGAAGAGGGAAAGATCGTTAAGGTTGCTAGTGGTATCGAAGCAACAACAGATATGGTCGTAATTGATGCAGGGAGTCGTGTCATGACTCCGGGTTTTATCGATGTCCATTACCATTTAGGCATGTGTCGAACTTCAGTTGCTGATCTCGGCGGTTCTTTCGCTCCCGATTTGGATTATGTTGGTATCTCCGCTTCTATTGCCGCTCAAGAGGCTCTAATGCGAGGTTTTACCAGTTTACGTGATGTGGGGGGCGCTTCTTGGGGAGCTAAAGTTGCCTCAGATCGAGATGAAATTGCAGGGCCACGTATTTGGCCAAGTTTACGTGTGCTATCTCAGTTCGGTGGGCATGGTGATGCGAGTCCACGCTTTATGGTGCCAAGAGAATTTGGCGGGCCAGAGAATTATCTAGAACGTATCGCCTACAGTCGTATCGTAAATGGGCGAGACCAAGTTCTAACTGCAGCGCGAGAGAACCTGAAAAAAGGAGCTTCGCAATTGAAAATGCATTTAGCGGGAGGTGTCGGTACTGAATTTGACCCTATTGATGCAACTCAATTTACTCACGATGAAATCAAAGCTGCTGTAGAAGTCGCCACCGCTTACGGCACTTATGTTGCTGCTCATACCTACACGCCACAAGGTGTGACTGCTGCGGTTAATGCTGGGATCAAATCGATTGAGCACGGTAACTTGCTCGATGAAGAAACGGTTAAGTTGATGGCAGAAAATGATGTTTGGCTTAGCCCTCAGGTTGTTGTGTATAAAACTTTTAGCCCAGATCTTGGTGCTGTGAGATTGGCAAAAGGTAAAATGGTCGAAGCTGGACTAGACAATATGTTCAAACTGGCTAGTAAATATGATTTGAGAATTGCATTTGGTACCGATGTGGTAGTAAGCGAAGCCGCGTGTGCAGATCAATCTAGAGAATTTGTAGAACGTACTGCTTGGTTCACTCCTGCACAAATATTAAAACAAGCCACATCATTATCTGGTGAGTTACTTCAATTATCTGGTCCTCGTAGCCCTTACCCTGGCAAGATTGGTGTTATCGAAGAAGGTGCCTACGCTGACTTATTATTAATCAATGGAAACCCATTAGATGATATTTCAATTTTACGTGAACATGAAAAAAGCTTAGCGTTAATTATGAAAAATGGTAAAGTTTACAAAGATATACGCTAG
- a CDS encoding DUF3299 domain-containing protein, with the protein MISKWITGILIAVFGFSVQAIAVASDLKELSWGDLIPQQEQYDDPFRQLSSKQLYELSLVANYKQQVTSGEALSQDSQEMFNAAMTSLAAQHIDVDALIAQRDIIANKRKAASESLDVSLDKGQVRIPGYLLPLEYSNTKVTEFLLVPTVGACIHIPPPPPNQMVFVKYPNGVEISSLYTPVWVEGQITVGNGQSELYLADGSDQVTFGYSIQALEVESYQ; encoded by the coding sequence ATGATAAGTAAGTGGATTACTGGGATACTTATCGCTGTGTTTGGTTTTAGCGTGCAAGCTATAGCCGTTGCCAGTGATTTAAAGGAACTATCGTGGGGCGACCTTATCCCGCAGCAAGAACAATATGATGATCCTTTTCGTCAGCTGTCTTCAAAACAGCTTTATGAGTTGTCACTTGTCGCCAATTACAAACAGCAAGTGACGAGTGGTGAAGCTTTGTCACAGGATTCTCAAGAAATGTTTAATGCGGCCATGACTTCGCTTGCTGCGCAACATATTGATGTCGATGCTTTGATTGCTCAACGAGATATCATAGCGAATAAGCGTAAAGCAGCGTCAGAATCACTTGATGTATCACTAGATAAAGGACAAGTTCGTATCCCCGGATATTTACTTCCTTTAGAGTACAGCAATACTAAAGTAACTGAGTTTTTGTTGGTACCGACTGTTGGGGCATGCATCCACATTCCGCCGCCTCCGCCGAATCAAATGGTGTTTGTTAAATACCCAAATGGTGTCGAGATCTCGAGCCTCTACACTCCGGTGTGGGTTGAAGGTCAGATAACGGTAGGAAATGGACAATCAGAACTTTATTTAGCTGATGGCTCTGATCAAGTGACATTCGGTTATAGTATTCAAGCGTTGGAAGTGGAATCCTATCAGTAG
- a CDS encoding IS3 family transposase (programmed frameshift): protein MTKRTRRLFSAEFKLEAAQLVLDQNYSVTEAAQAMSVGKSTMDKWVRQLKEERQGKAPKASPMTPEQIEIRELKKKLARLEEHNEIPKKSNGSVDVGLTEQFLIIKKLKQSYSIKTLCEVFNVHRSSYNYWHKRPTVINAEAVKLRSLVSEAHSASNGSAGARTIADIVTNQGVKLSRYRATKLMRTLGLVSCQEPKHRYRKASQEHIEIPNHLGRQFAVTAPNEVWVGDVTYIWTGNRWMYLAVVIDLFARKVIGWSMPLSPDSRLTGKALSMAYESRSKPKGVMFHSDQGSHYTSRKYRQLLWRFQIKQSLSRRGNCWDNAPMERFFRSLKTEWVPTVGYRSFAEAQQEITRYIIGYYCQLRPHHYGGLTPNESERLYWENSKTVANFS, encoded by the exons ATGACAAAACGTACAAGACGACTATTTAGCGCAGAGTTTAAGTTAGAAGCGGCGCAGTTAGTCCTAGACCAAAACTATTCCGTGACTGAAGCAGCCCAAGCCATGAGTGTGGGTAAATCCACGATGGATAAATGGGTTCGCCAGTTAAAAGAAGAGCGCCAAGGGAAAGCACCGAAAGCTTCACCGATGACCCCTGAGCAAATAGAAATTCGGGAATTAAAAAAGAAGCTGGCTCGCCTTGAAGAGCATAATGAAATAC CTAAAAAAAGCAACGGCTCTGTTGATGTCGGACTCACTGAACAATTCTTGATAATCAAGAAACTCAAGCAGAGCTACAGCATAAAAACATTATGCGAAGTCTTCAATGTTCATCGAAGCAGTTATAACTATTGGCATAAACGCCCAACGGTAATCAATGCTGAAGCTGTAAAACTTCGCAGCTTGGTGAGCGAGGCTCACTCCGCGAGTAATGGCTCAGCGGGAGCGAGAACCATTGCAGATATAGTCACAAATCAGGGCGTAAAGCTGAGCCGATACCGAGCAACAAAGCTTATGAGAACGCTTGGTTTAGTGAGTTGCCAAGAACCAAAGCATCGTTACAGAAAGGCTTCACAAGAACACATTGAAATTCCAAATCACTTAGGTCGCCAGTTTGCGGTTACCGCCCCAAATGAAGTATGGGTTGGCGATGTGACGTATATTTGGACGGGTAATCGGTGGATGTATTTAGCGGTTGTTATCGATCTTTTTGCTCGTAAAGTGATTGGTTGGTCGATGCCTTTATCACCTGATAGTCGGTTAACAGGCAAAGCTTTGTCGATGGCTTATGAGTCTCGCAGCAAGCCAAAAGGTGTCATGTTCCATAGCGATCAAGGTAGTCACTATACCAGTCGTAAATACCGCCAACTACTGTGGCGCTTTCAAATAAAACAGAGTTTATCTCGCCGAGGAAACTGCTGGGATAATGCGCCAATGGAGCGCTTCTTTAGAAGTCTGAAAACGGAATGGGTGCCAACGGTAGGTTATCGTAGCTTTGCTGAGGCTCAACAAGAGATCACTCGCTACATCATTGGATATTACTGCCAACTCAGGCCACATCATTACGGAGGTCTAACTCCCAATGAATCAGAACGACTATATTGGGAAAACTCTAAAACCGTGGCCAATTTTAGTTGA
- the kduI gene encoding 5-dehydro-4-deoxy-D-glucuronate isomerase, whose product MFINYNNNPKDSKTYDTSRLRDEFLTEHLFKYDSVQIVYSHIDRVVAIGVCPTTTAIALNDHIDKNAFGTDFFLQRRELGIVNLGGRIQVQTSQHIYTLNQYDALYLGKGEENVVFSRLDKEIEPSIYCLSAPAHHTYPSRIITQDDARKVELGSNEGANKRVINQYLHPDVLPTCQLCMGVTHLAPGSVWNTMPAHTHERRMEAYLYFNIEPENIVFHFMGEPDETRHLIVRNKQLVLSPSWSIHSGCGTKNYSFVWGMLGENQTFDDMDFVDMNKIQ is encoded by the coding sequence ATGTTCATCAACTATAATAATAATCCAAAAGATTCAAAAACTTATGACACATCCAGACTGCGAGATGAGTTTTTAACTGAGCACCTCTTTAAATATGACAGTGTGCAGATAGTTTATAGTCATATAGATCGTGTTGTAGCAATTGGAGTATGCCCAACAACCACGGCAATAGCTCTCAATGATCATATTGATAAGAATGCATTCGGGACGGATTTTTTCCTACAACGTCGTGAATTAGGCATCGTGAATTTGGGCGGTCGCATTCAAGTTCAAACCAGCCAGCATATTTATACTCTAAATCAGTACGATGCACTCTATTTAGGCAAGGGTGAAGAAAATGTTGTTTTTAGTCGCCTAGATAAAGAGATAGAACCATCAATTTATTGTTTAAGTGCCCCTGCTCATCACACTTATCCATCACGAATCATTACTCAAGATGATGCGAGAAAAGTCGAATTGGGCAGTAATGAAGGAGCAAACAAACGAGTAATCAATCAATACCTACACCCTGATGTATTGCCAACCTGCCAATTATGTATGGGGGTTACTCATTTAGCACCAGGAAGCGTTTGGAACACAATGCCAGCCCATACACATGAACGCAGAATGGAAGCATACCTGTATTTTAATATCGAACCAGAGAATATCGTCTTCCACTTTATGGGAGAGCCTGATGAAACACGACACCTTATTGTAAGAAACAAACAATTGGTTCTTTCTCCCAGCTGGTCTATCCATTCGGGTTGTGGCACCAAAAACTACAGCTTCGTATGGGGAATGTTGGGAGAAAATCAAACCTTTGACGACATGGACTTTGTTGATATGAACAAAATCCAATAA